A region of the Bacteroidales bacterium genome:
GAGGTCTGATACTCAGCATAAGCCTAAAAGCTTAATTGTCGAATTAGTTCACCTCTCTTTCTCTGGTTCTTCAGTAATAATTACAATAAAATTAAGTAAATTAAAAATCATTTTGCAAAACTAATGGCATAGTCGAAATCTGAACCGTCCATATTTTGTAAATTTTTGAAACAGTAATTTTTCAAATTTAATAATACAATGGGTTAATTTAATAAAACCAAAAAAATATCAGCTATAAACTTATGACAAAGTAAAACATAGTTCCATCATGAACAAAAAGGCCGGGAAGATACTTAAAAAATCATACGAACTGCCAAATAATGTTAGGGAAGCCATACCTTTTCCTACGGTACAGGTGCAAACCATCACATACCAGCATGCTCCATATATACGTGACTGCATTGAGGGTGTGCTGATCCAAAAAACAAACTTCCCTTTTGAATACCTTATTGGCGAAGACTGCAGCACAGACGGAACCCGTGAAATAGTTTTTGAATACGCAAAAAAATACCCTGACAAAATAAGAGTAATAACAGCTGATGAAAATGTTGGGATGATGGGAAATATAAGAAGGTGCAGGATGGCTTCACGGGGCAAATATGTTGCTTTGTGCGAAGGTGATGATTACTGGACCGACCCGTACAAGTTGCAGAAGCAAGTTGATTTTATGGAACAAAATCCCGATGTGGTTATCACATATCATGATGCTTCGAGAGTAGATAATAATAAGAATATAATTGAAGAATCTTTGCTGCCTGAAAACCGGAAAAGGGACTTCAGCAAAGAAGAGCTTAAAACGGGAATATGGATTATGACAAATACCATGTGTTTCCGAAATGTCGTAGAACAGTATCCAGAGAATTATTATAAAGTAATTAACGGCGATACTTTTATAACTTCTTTGCTGGGTAATTTTGGAAGGGGAGCATACATCCCGGATATTAAACCCAGTTTTTACAGAATCAACGACTCTGGAATATGGTCCATGAAAACTGATGTCGAACGGAAAATCAGAGCGCTGGCAACCCCATTGGAACTTATGAAATTCTATGACAATCAGAATGATAAGGAGTTTTATGAATACTTCAGGAACAAGTCCCGTCAAGCCATATTATCTTTACTGGAAAATAAGCTATCCAAAAAACAAAAAAAGCATATTATAAAAAAGATATTTTTCCATGTGAGTGATTTGGGATACAGAAATTCATTCTATTATATAAAAAAAACAATAACAATAAATAAATGTGCGGAATAGCCGGAATATGTTTCACCGACAGGCCCCCTACTAAAGAGGAAATAAATAAGATGACTGATGCCATTGCTCACAGAGGTCCCGATGGCTCAGGAAGACATATTCAGGAAAATGTGGCTATCGGGCACAGACGATTGTCAATCATTGACCTGCAGACCGGTGACCAGCCCATGTGTAATGAAGACAGATCAATATGGATAACTTTTAACGGTGAAATTTATAATTTTAAAAAATTAAGGGAAGAACTGAAGAGATTAGGACATGTTTTTAGAACAAATTCCGATACAGAATGTGTTATTCATGGATATGAGGAATGGAAGGAAGGTTTATTAAGCCGTTTAAGAGGAATGTTTGCTTTTTGTATTGTGGATTATAATGCACATATGATGTTTCTGGCCCGTGACCATTTCGGGATAAAGCCGCTGGTTTACAGAAAAGAAAAAGATTCTTTTACTTTTGCTTCTGAAATTAATGCTTTGCGACAGGTTGAAACGGAAAAACCGCATGGAAGTACCGAAGGGCTGATAGGCTATTTAAGGTTTGGATATGTCCCAGCACCCCTGACTATTTATGAAAACATCCGGAAACTTCCCCCCGCGCATTATCTGAAATACGACCTGAAGAAAAATGAGCTGACAGAGAAAAAATACTGGGCTCCTGAATTTATGCCGCAAAAGTTAAACAGCAGGGACTGGGTTGAATATGCAAGCTCGGTTATTGAAGACTCAGTAAAATATCATTTGATTTCCGATGTACCTGTCGGAATTTTTTTATCTGGTGGAATTGATTCTACGCTGATTGCCCTGAAAGCAGCAAAAATTGCTGGCAATGAAATTGAAGCATTCACCATAGGGTTCAGTGAATCAGCTTTTAATGAACTGACGTATGCACAGGAGGCAGCAAAAAAAATCGGGATAAAACTGAATTATGATATCGTTGAAAAAACAGATATTGAAATTGTTCCTCATTTGATAACCGGACATTATGGCGAACCTATGGCCGACAGCTCTATTTTACCTACATGGTATGTGTCAAAAATCGCAAGAGAAAAATTAAAAGTTGTGCTCACAGGTGATGGAGGCGATGAGTTGTTTGCGGGGTATCCGAAATATCTCAGGTATGTCAATGAAAATGTTCGTAATGTGATCGGGAGAAAGATTATAATGAATCAATTTTCAACCATCCCAAGATATTTGTTCGGTACACTGAAAAAATACCTGAAAAACAGCGGCGTAGTGAATGATGTTGGTTTCTGGACTGATATTGCAGCCAAATATGATGAGAACATTAAGGATATCATGCCGGAAAAGTATCATCCGGGAATTAATAAAAAAATACCGGTGTTTCAAAATGCCCACTTCTATTATAAACACTGTGACAAAATGTCTTATGTTCAGGCAATGGATATATTATCGGCCTTTCATGGAAACATTCTTTCAAAAGTTGATATATCCACCATGGCCAACAGTCTTGAATCGCGCCCGCCATTAATTGATATTGAAGTTGCCCGGGTGGCTTTTTCATTACCCTATCAGATGAAAGTCAATAAAATTAACCATATACCCGAAGGTAAATATGTATTGAAAAAAATATTGACGGAACGTTTTCCCGATGATTTTGTATACAGAAAAAAACAGGGATTTGTCATGCCTAAAGACCAATGGTTAGAAAATGAGCGTATAAACAGGTTGTATAAAAATTATATTTTTGACCATAAAGCGGGTATGTCGAGGTTTTTTGAAATGGATAAGCTGGAAAAACTGTTTTCAAGGCCTGAGAATCATGCCGATAAGGATATAATCTGGCATTTATTTGTGCTGGCTGCCTGGTTAAGTAAAAACTCAGACATCGAATTTGGATAAAATGAATTTTCTGTCTTTTATAATTCCCATAAAAAACCGTGCTGATTTATTTGAACAGGCCATCAGCTCGCTGCTCACGCAATCTGATTCAGAATGGGAAGCCATTGTGGTTGACGACCAGTCGGAAAGCAATGAGTTTGAAAGAATTCAGCAGATATGCATGGCGGATAGCCGCATAAAGCTCATACACAGGGAAGGTACCCGGGGCGGAGCGCCAGTATGCCGCAACCTCGGCGTGCATTATGCTACGTCTGATTATATTGTGTTCCTGGATTCGGACGATATGGTGGATAAAAATTTTATTTCCAAAAGAAAAGAAATAATAGAGCGTTTTTTTGATAATGACGCCTGGATATTTCCGGTTCAGGTGTTTTACAACACTCCCGGCGACAGCAAATTACTCTGGAATGTCTTTAATGAAAATAACGACCTGGATAGGTTTTTGAATGCTGACCCGCCATGGCACACTTCCTCGCCGGTATGGAAGAAAAATTCCTTCCTGAATACTGGCGGTTTTGATGAGGAATTGCTTTGCTGGCAGGATTGGGAAATTCACCTGAGGGCTTTGATTTTGGGGATTAAATATGAAAAAATTAAACAAAAGCCTGATATTTTTTACAGGATGCATTTAGGTGACGCCATCCGAAAAAAAAACACATCTTACGAGTCATTGCTTAGCCGGTTCGAGGCAGTACAAAAATGCTATCATCTGATAAAAACCAAACAGGCACTCAGCAAAAAAAGAAAATACTATTTTGCAAAATTGCTCATGAACATTTTAATATTTTTACTTAAAATAAAACCTCATGAGAAGGCTGTAATCATTGATTTCATTAAAAAAGAAAAAATCCTGCCGGGTTTTGAACTGAAAATATGGATGTTTAGAATTAATCATAACTTTAAAATCTCAAATATAATTATTGACAAAATCATTTATTGGAAATATAGCAATCATTTTTTAGACACCAAAACGGATTATCTGAATACGGAAATTAAAGAGTAATAGTTGAGATTCAGTAATTAAATATTTGATTTGAAATAATGAAAACATACCAAAATATTCAAATTCCTTATCCTGAAAATATTTCTGCAGAAGAAAAGCGTTTGTTCGAACCTTATGTTAGAGCAAAAGTTCGTATTCCCAGAATTAAAAATTTAAAGAACGTTTTTGTGACACATCAAGGACTGGTTTTAAAAAACGGGCTGCTGGTTGGCGGTTGTGCTTTTAATTTAAGAGGGAATTTGGACAATACTTTTTATTATCAATTTTGGAAAGACACCCTTGAAAAATACCTCGTTTGCCGCTGGGGAAAAAGTTTACCGTCAGTTCATCTGAAAGGGCCACAACAGTATTTACTGATACATTCAAAGTGGTTTAACTATGCTTTCTGGATTAATGCATTTTTGCCCCGCCTTCTGATGGCAGAACAATCCGGTTATTTAAAAAACACTAAGCTTATTGTCCCCGAAAACTGGAAAAATATACCTTACGTTTGGGATAGTTTGAAAGCATTTGATGTTGATTTTGAGGTTATTCCATCAGATCATCATATTTTTGTTGACCGTTTGATAATGCCGGAAACAAGACAGTGGACGGCTTCTTTTTATCCGCCCTTAATAAAAGATATATCTGCCCGCTTGATTCAGGAAGCACAAACTCGAATTAGAAACAAAACATTTCCAAAGAAAATTTATTTAACTAGGGCTAAAAGGAAAATACGTACTGTTGAAAATGAAGAAGAACTTATTTGTGGCTTGGGAAAATATGGCTTTGAGCCCGTTATATTTGAAGACTTATCCATATGGGAACAGATTGCCATGATGAATAATGCGGATTTTTTTATCTCGATACATGGGGCAGGATTTTCGAATATAATGTTTATGAAAAATAATGCGTCAGTAATAGAACTAATCAATAAAAAATATGCATCTTTGGAATACACTTTCCCCTTTTGGAAATTATCTGATGCTGTTATGCTAAAATATTATCCTTTTTTTTGTGAGCCAGTTTTGAATGAGAGTCAATTATTAAGTATTGGTTCTTCAACAAAACAAAACAATGATGAAAAAAAATTTTTAGTAAATTCTAATGTGAAGGTTGATATTGAAAAAATTTTAACTCTATTAAAAAACTTATTATAAGATGCCCATCAAATCACAAAGAAGTTTTAAATTGTAAATATCATGCCCTTTTTCTCCATAATAATCCCCACATACAACAGTGCACACATGTTACCCAAAGCCATTGAAAGTGTTTTGGCACAAACAGACCAAACTGACATTATTAGATCAGCTAAAAATAAGAATAGATATTAACTGATGAAAATAATTCTGGGAATTTCTGCTTTTTATCATGATGCTGCTGCCGCATTAATAGTTGGTGACGAGATTGTTGCTGCCGCACAGGAAGAAAGATTCACGCGCATAAAACACACTAGTGAATTCCCTGTAAACGCCGTAAAATATTGTTTGGAATATGCCGGGTTTAGCATTGATGAGCTAGATGCGGTTGTGTTTTATGACAAACCCTTGCTCAAATTTGAAAGACTACTTGAAACCTATTATGCTTTTGCACCTTTGGGTGTCAGGCAATTTGTTACGTCAATCCCGGTCTGGATTAAAGAAAAACTTTTTTTAAAAAAATTAATATTTGAAGGGCTGTCTGAGGTTGGAAATTTTCAAAAAAAGAAATTACGCCTTCTATTTCCCGAACATCATTTATCTCATGCGG
Encoded here:
- the asnB gene encoding asparagine synthase (glutamine-hydrolyzing) — encoded protein: MCGIAGICFTDRPPTKEEINKMTDAIAHRGPDGSGRHIQENVAIGHRRLSIIDLQTGDQPMCNEDRSIWITFNGEIYNFKKLREELKRLGHVFRTNSDTECVIHGYEEWKEGLLSRLRGMFAFCIVDYNAHMMFLARDHFGIKPLVYRKEKDSFTFASEINALRQVETEKPHGSTEGLIGYLRFGYVPAPLTIYENIRKLPPAHYLKYDLKKNELTEKKYWAPEFMPQKLNSRDWVEYASSVIEDSVKYHLISDVPVGIFLSGGIDSTLIALKAAKIAGNEIEAFTIGFSESAFNELTYAQEAAKKIGIKLNYDIVEKTDIEIVPHLITGHYGEPMADSSILPTWYVSKIAREKLKVVLTGDGGDELFAGYPKYLRYVNENVRNVIGRKIIMNQFSTIPRYLFGTLKKYLKNSGVVNDVGFWTDIAAKYDENIKDIMPEKYHPGINKKIPVFQNAHFYYKHCDKMSYVQAMDILSAFHGNILSKVDISTMANSLESRPPLIDIEVARVAFSLPYQMKVNKINHIPEGKYVLKKILTERFPDDFVYRKKQGFVMPKDQWLENERINRLYKNYIFDHKAGMSRFFEMDKLEKLFSRPENHADKDIIWHLFVLAAWLSKNSDIEFG
- a CDS encoding glycosyltransferase family 2 protein, coding for MNFLSFIIPIKNRADLFEQAISSLLTQSDSEWEAIVVDDQSESNEFERIQQICMADSRIKLIHREGTRGGAPVCRNLGVHYATSDYIVFLDSDDMVDKNFISKRKEIIERFFDNDAWIFPVQVFYNTPGDSKLLWNVFNENNDLDRFLNADPPWHTSSPVWKKNSFLNTGGFDEELLCWQDWEIHLRALILGIKYEKIKQKPDIFYRMHLGDAIRKKNTSYESLLSRFEAVQKCYHLIKTKQALSKKRKYYFAKLLMNILIFLLKIKPHEKAVIIDFIKKEKILPGFELKIWMFRINHNFKISNIIIDKIIYWKYSNHFLDTKTDYLNTEIKE
- a CDS encoding glycosyltransferase, translating into MNKKAGKILKKSYELPNNVREAIPFPTVQVQTITYQHAPYIRDCIEGVLIQKTNFPFEYLIGEDCSTDGTREIVFEYAKKYPDKIRVITADENVGMMGNIRRCRMASRGKYVALCEGDDYWTDPYKLQKQVDFMEQNPDVVITYHDASRVDNNKNIIEESLLPENRKRDFSKEELKTGIWIMTNTMCFRNVVEQYPENYYKVINGDTFITSLLGNFGRGAYIPDIKPSFYRINDSGIWSMKTDVERKIRALATPLELMKFYDNQNDKEFYEYFRNKSRQAILSLLENKLSKKQKKHIIKKIFFHVSDLGYRNSFYYIKKTITINKCAE
- a CDS encoding glycosyltransferase family 61 protein — translated: MKTYQNIQIPYPENISAEEKRLFEPYVRAKVRIPRIKNLKNVFVTHQGLVLKNGLLVGGCAFNLRGNLDNTFYYQFWKDTLEKYLVCRWGKSLPSVHLKGPQQYLLIHSKWFNYAFWINAFLPRLLMAEQSGYLKNTKLIVPENWKNIPYVWDSLKAFDVDFEVIPSDHHIFVDRLIMPETRQWTASFYPPLIKDISARLIQEAQTRIRNKTFPKKIYLTRAKRKIRTVENEEELICGLGKYGFEPVIFEDLSIWEQIAMMNNADFFISIHGAGFSNIMFMKNNASVIELINKKYASLEYTFPFWKLSDAVMLKYYPFFCEPVLNESQLLSIGSSTKQNNDEKKFLVNSNVKVDIEKILTLLKNLL